The nucleotide window CGAGAAGCGATCGGGGCGTCGACGACGAGATCATCAGCCGACTGCGGGAGTTCTTTGACGATAACGCAATCGTTGAGCTGACGGCGCTCATTGCTCTTCAGAACGCCTCGAGCAAGTTCAACGCTGCGCTCGGAATTCCATCCCAGGGCTTCTGCCCCGTGATCCCTGCGCGGTGATCGCTGGAGACGCGTACCCATCCAGCCCATTCAGAAGTCCGGAGACTCGATCGCTCGCCCGGCCAGTCACCTTTGTCTCACAAGCTTCGTCAGCAGCGCCATCCCCCGCTCGGCCTCGGCGGGCGTCGCGTCGGCCAGCTCGAGGTACACGCGGCCGCGGGCGTCGTAGAAGCTCTCGGTCTGGACGATCCAGCGCTCCCGCTCAGGCGTCGCCAGCTCGACCTCGGCGGCGAGCTTGTGGAGCGCGGCGCTCACCAGGCGGTGGGTCGTGCCCTTCGGGAGCCGGATCTCGATCTGCGGCTCGGCGGTCCCGTAGCGGCTCTCGCCCTGGCTCACCGTCTTCGTCGTCTGCGTGTTCTGGCTCGTGGTCTGCATCGTCGTCCTCGCGTTCTGCAGGGCGGCTCGTCGCCCGTTGCGAGGGACATACAGGCTTCTGTTCGCGCCCCCAGCAAGGCCAAGAACGTCGATTTCCGATGTATTTTCCGGCAGTTGGAATAGTTGCGAGGTTCCGCGCCCTTCGGGCTGCGAAGCCGACGGAGGCCGGTCGCCTACATCCGCTGCGTGAGCCCGGTGCGGAGCATCTCGGCGACGAGCGACACAGCCAGCGCCTCGTCGCTCTCGCCCTTCACGTCGAGCTCGACCTCCTCGAACTTGCGCGCGTTGGCGACGACCCATTCGATGTACTTCGGCACCGTGAAGTCCTCGACGCCGAAGGCGATGTCCTGCATCGCGCGGACGATCTGCAGGGCCGTGCCTTGGAACACGCGCCCGTCTCTCATCACGATCTTCATGCTCTCCACTCCTTGCTGCGCGCTCGCCAGCTGCCCGAGTCGATGACGGGAAGACCTTCGACCTGCTCGGGCGCGAGGAGGTAGGTCTCGACGGTGGCGCCGCCCTCGAGGGCGATGCGCGAGCGCCGGTAGAAGCGCGGGTGCCCCTCGAGTCGATCGAGCGCGGCGAGCGTCGGCTCGTCGACCTCATACACCTCGCCCGCCACCGCATGCTCGCCACCGCGCACAAGCCCGGGGAACGCGCCGAGGTCGCGCAGCTCGAACGCCGGCTTCGTCCTGGCCGCCGCGACGAGCCGCGCGCCGACGAGGAGCCGGTGGTTCGGCTCGCCGGCAAGGAGCGTCCCGTAGACGAAGACGCGCGTGGGCGCGCCACGCTGGCCCTTGGGCGCGTTCATGGCTCCACCCCTGCAGCGGTGGCCAGGGGCGCGACGTCGAAGCCCAGGCGATCGTACGCGCGCCACAGCACGCGGACGTAGCCGGGCTGCGGCGCCCAGGGCTCGAAGCCGTCCTCGGGCTGCAGGTACGTCGTCGCGCGTCGGCGCCGGCCGTGCTCGTCGAGCACCACCTTCACGACGCGCTCGTAGGCGAACGGATGGCCCTCGCAGCGGTCGAGCGCACGCAGGTCCGCCTCCTCGATGCGGTAGAGGAGCCCCTCGACGCGGGCGCCGCGTGCCCGCACGACGCTCGCGACGGCCCCGTCCCAGCGGTGGCTGAAGCCCCCGAAGGCGAGCGCGTAGTTGGGCAGCACCGCAAGCGCCACGGGCTGCGCGCTCGCGCACCGCGAGCGCATCTGCTCGTCGTCGAGGTTCGAGCCGTACGCGAAGTAGAGCACCTGTCCCATCTTCTCATCTCGCTGCGGGTCGAGACCCGCCGTAGTCATCCATCGCCTCCGTTCGCGGGCGAGTCCAGGGCCGGCGTGCTGGCCGGCCCCGCGCCCGTCCTCACGCTGCTGCTCGGGCATCGACCACCTCCTCGCTCGCCGGAGCGTTCGGGGCCAGGCGGCGGTCGCGGCGCTCGCCCTTCCACGCCGCGGAGCCCGCGAGCTTCTTCGTCAGGTGCAGCCGCGCCGTCTTGAACTCGTCGCCGATGAGCCCGAGGTTCAGGAGCACCACCCGGAAGTCGTACTTGGCGGTGGCCGGGTTGAACTCGCGGCGCTTGCTCGACGCGGCCTTCGAGCCGAGGGCCTTCGCCGCCATCGCGAGCGCCAGCTGCACGTAGGCCTTCACCTCGCCCGCGTGCAGCGTCCCGTTGAAGTAGCGCAGCTCGATCGTGCCCCGGAAGAAGAGGCTGTTGAGGTTGAGCCCGTGGTAGCGCGTCTGGTCGTAGCGCTGCGGGCTCGTGTTCCGGTACCCGTACCAGGCGTCGCTCACCTCCTGCATCGTCTTCGGGCGCCGCGCTTCGAGGCGCTGGATGAAGCTCGCGTCGATCGGGCGGCAGTAGCGGCTCAGGCGCGTCTCGCTGACCCCGAGCGCGTGCTCGAGGAGGCGCTCCTGCTTGTGCACCAGCTTCACCAGGTTCGTGACGCTCTTGGCGTCGAAGCGGCTGCCGTCGATGTGGATGTGGATGCCCGTCGAGGGGTCGGCCTTCGCGCCCGCGGTGCGCACCGCCCGGACGACGTTCTGCAGCTCGTCGATGTCGTCGTAGCCGAGGACCGGCGAGACGATCTCGCCGCTGTTCTCGCCGCCGCTGAGCGAGCCGTCCGGGACCACCTGCCAGCGGCGCCCGCGCGCGTCGGTGATGCGCCAGCTGCGGTACTCGTCGGCGACCGTGCCCCCGACCACGCTGTGGATGGCGCGGGCGAGCTTCTCGCGGCTCAGGCCCACCGTCTCGATCTCGATCCCGAATCGCAGCGTCTTCATCGTCGTCGTCCTCGCGTTTCGCGCGGGGCCCAGTGCCCGTCGCGTGAGGACATACAGGCTTCCGTTCGCGCCCCTAGCAAGGCCAGAACACGGCGCTTTCTGATGTATTTTCAGGCACTTGGAATAGGCGCGACCTTCCGCGGACTTGGGGCGTCGCGGCCGTCAGGCCACCGCGACGCCCCCCGGATCTCGGTGCCCTTCACGCGCTGGCTGCGCCCGCATTCGTGAAGAGCGCTGCGGCCTCCTCGGCGCCCAGGTGCGAGAGGTAGTGGCCGAGCGCGCGGCGGAAGAACTCCATGCGGTTCTTGATGCCGCGCGTGCGCCACGCCTCGTCCATGCGCTCGACGACCTCGGCCTCGAGTCGCAGCGGGAGGATCTTCACGTCGACGGGCTCGCCGTTGCGCTCGCGCGTCTTGCGCGGGCCGACCGGGATGCGGCCCTTCTCGGCCTCGCGGATCTTCCAGATGAGGTAGCGGCGGTCGTCGCTGCCCGTCGCGCGGCCGACCGCCTCGAGGTACTTCGCCTGCAGCTCCTCGATGCTCATCGACGTGAAGCGTCCCCTCACGTGCGTCGGCGTGGCCACGCTCGCGTCCGACGCGGCGCTCTCCTCGGCGGGCGTGTCGACCGCGGGCGGCGGGCTCTCGGGCGCGGCCGGCTGCTCCGCTCGGGCGGCGAGCGTCTCCTCGATGCGCCGGATGAGGAACTTCCGGTTCGGGCTCCGCGACGTCTCGCCCACCACCTCGCGGAAGCGCGCCTGCAGCTCCGGCAGGCGCAGTCGCTCGAGCTCGTTCCTGGTTCGCTTGTTTCGGTTGCTCATGGTCCGTCTCCTCGTCGGGCGCCGGGTACACGTCACCCTTCACGCGCGCGCCCTGGCTCGCGTGTCGGGCTGCGCTCCGCGATGGAGCGCTCTGTCGGTCAGTTCGTCGTCAGTCCTTCAAGTCGGCGAAGCACTCGAGGTCGATCGCGCGCGGGTCGCAGTGCACGAAGCTCGCGCTCCCGTCTGCGCGCACGTGCGCGACGTCGAGGCGATCGAGTTTCGTCACGCCGCCGAGTCGTGCGAGGACCTCGTCGTCCGTGAGGAAGTAGTCGTCCGCGTCGACGTTCACGTCGGGGCGCAGGGCGCCGCGCATCACGCCGAAGATGCGCACGCGCTGCCCGTTGAACCCGGGGATCTCGCTGCCGACGTACGTCGTCGTTGCGCCGATGACCTTCATCGCTCCTCCTTCTTCGCGGCGGCGAGCCCCGCCCGGTACGCGGCCTCGAGCGCGGCGCGCAGCTGCCACACCGCGAGGTCGTGGAAGTCGAGGCTGTCCGAGCGGCGCGTCTCGAGCGTCGAGAGCCCGAGATGCTGCTTCGCGATGTCCTCGATGACCTTGCTGTCGCTGGCTGATCGCTCGCGCTTCATGCGGGACATACAGGCTTCCGTTCGCGGGGCTAGCAAGGTCGTTCCGAGAAGAATCGACCTCGCTGCTCCACTCAGCGCGACGCGACTCGCCACGCGGCCTTCGAGCCGTAGCGAAGCTGCTGGCCCTCGACGAGGAAGACGTCGTTCGGCGCGGTGCCCTTCTCGTAGCGGGGCTCCTCGCGCTCGTCGTCTTCGCAGTCCTCCTCGTCGTCGTCGACGAACTCCTCGCGCACCGCGACGCCGGCGACGGCGTTCTCGAAGGGCCAGCTCTCCTGGCTCATGATCATCACCTCGGCGTCGGGGTCCTGGTCCTGCAGCAGCTCGATCAGCTCGCTCACCTTCATCGTCGTGCTCCGCTTCGGGGTGGTCCGTGAATGCGCCCCGTTCGCGAGGGACATACAGGCTTCCTTCTGCGGGCTATCCAAGGCGAAGAAGCGAGAATCGACCTCGCCAACGGAACTGCGCGTTACCGCGCGAGAAGCCCGGGCAGCCTCGCCAGATCGATCCACCCGCGCAGCACGCGGGCACCGACGCGGAGCGCGGTGGCGCCGACACCGAAGCTCGTCTCGCGGGCGCGCCCCGCGGGCTTGTTGACGCTGCTGTCCCAGAGCCCGTAGTCGAAGGTCGCGACGCGGCCGTGCTCCTCGTCGAGCCGCTCGAGCACGCAGACATGCTCGGGCGGTGCGAGGTACAGGATGTCGCCGGGCCTCGGTCGCAGGTCGCGCTTCGCCCAGACGAACGCGTCGCCGGTCGCGAAGACGAGCCGCGAGAGGTTCGTGCCGCTCTGCCACGGCGCGCGACCGCCGTCGTCGTCGCGATTGAGGACGCGCTCGTCGCGGAAGCCCAGCTCACGCAGCACGTAGTGCGCGAGGTCGCCGCAGGCCGAGTAGCCCTTCCAGCGGTTGCGCCCCTCGGTGACGAGCTCGAACACGGGGTCGCCGAGCACGCGGCCCGCGGCTCCGTTGCAGGCGAAGCGCGCCGCCTCGACGGCGGCGGCACGGAGCGTGGCCTCGTCGACGAAGCGACGCGCGGGCGGCGAGGCCTGC belongs to Myxococcales bacterium and includes:
- a CDS encoding gamma-glutamylcyclotransferase; the encoded protein is MNAPKGQRGAPTRVFVYGTLLAGEPNHRLLVGARLVAAARTKPAFELRDLGAFPGLVRGGEHAVAGEVYEVDEPTLAALDRLEGHPRFYRRSRIALEGGATVETYLLAPEQVEGLPVIDSGSWRARSKEWRA
- a CDS encoding gamma-glutamylcyclotransferase, giving the protein MLYFAYGSNLDDEQMRSRCASAQPVALAVLPNYALAFGGFSHRWDGAVASVVRARGARVEGLLYRIEEADLRALDRCEGHPFAYERVVKVVLDEHGRRRRATTYLQPEDGFEPWAPQPGYVRVLWRAYDRLGFDVAPLATAAGVEP
- a CDS encoding amidoligase family protein, whose product is MKTLRFGIEIETVGLSREKLARAIHSVVGGTVADEYRSWRITDARGRRWQVVPDGSLSGGENSGEIVSPVLGYDDIDELQNVVRAVRTAGAKADPSTGIHIHIDGSRFDAKSVTNLVKLVHKQERLLEHALGVSETRLSRYCRPIDASFIQRLEARRPKTMQEVSDAWYGYRNTSPQRYDQTRYHGLNLNSLFFRGTIELRYFNGTLHAGEVKAYVQLALAMAAKALGSKAASSKRREFNPATAKYDFRVVLLNLGLIGDEFKTARLHLTKKLAGSAAWKGERRDRRLAPNAPASEEVVDARAAA